A region of the Terriglobia bacterium genome:
ATTCACGCCGAAAGGCGGGCGCGTGCAGGTTGTGCTGGAGCGGGTGAATTCGCACATCGAGATCCGCGTGACGGATACCGGCCGCGGACTGAAGCCGGAATTCCTGCCGTACATATTCAATCGATTCAGCCAGGCGGAAGCCGTCACGACCCGCACTCATGGCGGGCTGGGAATGGGACTTGCCATCGCAAAGGCTATCGTGGAATTGCATGGCGGCACGATCACGGGGACGAGCGAAGGCGAAGGCAAAGGCGCCACGTTCACGGTACATCTGCCGCTGATGCCCATCAGCCGCGAATTCCCGGCGGAGCGCGCTCATCCGAAAGCAGGCTGGAGCGAGATTTCGCTGGAATGCCCGCCGGAAGTGGCCGGCCTCAAAGTTCTTGCGGTGGACGATGACGCGGACACTTGCGACATGATCCGAACCGCTCTGGAGCAGTGCGGCGCCGTTGTCGAAACGGCAGGAAGCGCCGATGCCGGTTTTGAGGCTTACAAGTCGTTTCAGCCGGAAGTGCTGATATCCGACGTCGGCATGCCCGAGGTTGACGGTTACGAATTCATCCGGCGTGTCCGCGACTACGAGCGGCAAACGAAAAGAAAGGTTCCCGCCGTCGCCCTTACCGCGTTTGCCCGGATCGAAGATCGCGTGAAATCGCTCGCCGCAGGCTACCAGATGCACGTCGCGAAACCCGTTGAGCCCGGCGAACTTCTGACAATTGTCGCGAGCCTGTCCGGGTTTATCGACCGCCGCCTTTGATGCAATTTCCAATAGATTTCCCTTCCTATTTCAGCACCTGAAGCTCGGGCTTAACCCCCGCTGGCAGCGGGTAGCGATCCACATTCAACAGCATCGATACGAGCTGGTAATAACCCATCACGCCGATCAGGTCGACCACGCCGTGCTCACCGAACTTATCCTTCGTCGCTTTGAAAATGGGATCGCTCACTTGATGGGTCTTCAACAACTCGGTGGTGAAGTTGTAGACCACGGTTTCGTCGGCGTCCATGGACTCCGGCCGTTTACCCGCCGCGATCGATTTGATGATTGCTTCGCTCAGTCCGGCCTGGGCGGCCGCAGCGCGATGCGCGTTCCATTCGTACTGAGCGGTCCAGTGCCTGGCTGTCATGATGATCGCCATTTCATTCAGTTTTTTGGGGATGGAAGAATGGAATCGCATGGATGCGCCGAATTGTTGAGCGAGGTCGCCCATTTCGGGGCTGCGCAGCAGGACATTGAAAGGACCGCTGGCGCCGCGCCGCTCGCCGCTGACGAGGTGGTCCATCATGGTTTTCTGTTGCGGCGTCATCTCATCGTAATTGAGCGGTTTGAACCTGTCGCCGACGAGCTTGATGTCCCGCGGATTCGGCGCCGGAGCCTGCCCGGCCAGAAAAGTTCCCAACAGCAGAGCGGCGGCGGCGCAAATCGCGATAGATGCGTAGAACTTCATGATCCCTCCCTCGTTTTGCGCGTAGTTTACATCAAAGCGGAACCGAGAAGAATTTCCGCTCTGGCGTGTGCAAGGAAAAAGCGCCATTCCGTAAGCCATCACCCCTCAGGGTTTTACAGATGGCAGGACTGTTGCAGCATGTAGGACAAGGAGGGTCTATGCTTAACGTGAAACGAACAATTGCGCGATTCATTATGCCATCGGCGGCGATAGTGGTCATTGTGGGCCTCGCTCTGGCATTTGGACAGGTCGCCGTCACACCGGCAGCCGCCGCCAGCCCGGCCTTGACGGCCGCAGCCGCCGCGGGAGCCGCGGCACCGAGTCCAGCAGACGACCATCGGTACTATGACAAGGAGCACAGGGACTATCACGTCTGGAACGACCATGAAGATCATAGGTATCGCGAGTATTTGAAAGAACGGCACCGCGAATACCGGAGCTTTGGCAAGCTGAACCGCAGGGACCAGGCCGCCTACTGGCATTGGCGGCATGAACATCCGGAAGAAGTGCGGTAACACCTTAAATTAATGCTATTGGACCATTGCATCAGTTCGACAGTTCTTCATTTCTTCAACTTGAAGCAATAAAGAAACCTGCAATGATGCAATGATCCAATTGTCAGAGAAATTCCCTAAATTCATTCGATCCCTGGCTTATTATTGTGGGCCGAGGATCCTATGCGAATTTGCATTCTTCTCTGGCTGATGCTGGCTGCGCCTGCGTTTGCGCAAATGGAGCTGTCCGGCGAGTGGGCCGGCAAGTATCACGAAGATCAAACCGATCGCATTCCCGGCGATGTGCAAGGCGATTTCAGCGGTGTACCATTAAATGACGCCGCGCGAATGTACGCCGAATCCTACGACGTTCGCCGCGTTGTGCTGCTGGAACATCAATGCGCCCCTTATAATCTCGCGCACATCTTCCGCGGGCCGATGCAGTTCCGCATCTGGGAAGAAAAGGATCCGGCAACCCAGCAGATCATCGCCTACAACGAATTCCTCGGCACCTATCAGCAGTTCCGGAAGATCTGGATGGACGGCCGTCCGCATCCTCCCGAATACGCACCCCATACCTTCATGGGATTCTCCACCGGAGAATGGCATGGAGATGTCCTGACCGTAACGACGACGCACATCAAGAAAGAATTCTACCGGCGCAGCGGCATTCCCAGCAGCGACCTGACGACCGTTGTCGAACACTACATCCGGCATGGAAACCTTCTGACCCACGTGATGATCGCGACTGATCCTGTCTATCTCTCCGAACCGTACGTCAACAGCGAAGAGTTCGTCCTGATGGAACGTGGTAATCAGAACTGGCTGTACAACTGCGAATACGCGATGGAAGTTCCCACGGACAAGAACAAGGTGCCACATTTCCTGCCCGGCAAGAATCCGTTCATCAAAGACTTTTCGGACAAATTCGGCCTGCCGTTCGATGCGGTCTTCAGTGGCGCAATGTCCACATATCCGGAGTACATGGCGAAAATCGAATCCGGATCGATTCCCAAACCTGTGAATACCTCCGCTTCGAATACTGCCGTGAAGCCGGCTGCAGCCTCGGATGCTTCGCAGGGCGATGTCAAAATCTTTCATGTTCAAGGAAATGTCTACCTCTTGTACGGTGCGGGCGCCAATGTTGCCGTGCAGATCGGCGATGAAGGCGTGGTCGTCGTGGATACGGGATCGGCGGCGAACCGCGAAAAAGTTCTTGCCGCGATCCGGCAGCTCTCGACAAAGACCATCCGCTGGATTGTCAACACGGCCGCGGATGTTGATCACACCGGCGGAAACGCCACGATCTCTCAAGCCGGAATGACGGTAAACGGCAACCCTGCCGCGATCATCGCCAATGAGAAAACGCTGGCGCTCATTACCGATGCCGGCCGTCCGTCGACTGAATGGCCCTTGAATACATTTTCCGAAGATCAGCGCGACTTTTACTTCAACGGAGAAGCGATTTTCGTTTATCACATCCCGCGCGCTCATACAGATGGGGATGTGATGGTTTATTTCCGCGGCTCGGACGTTCTCGTTTCCGGCGATCTTTTCCTGGAGACAAGCTATCCCGTAATCAATGCCAAAGAGGGCGGCGGCGTGGGCGGTTTTATTCAGGGGCTGAACAAGATGCTCGATATCGCCGTACCGAAATACCTGCAGGACGGCGGAACCTATGTGATTCCCGGCCATGGCCGGGTCAGCGACGAAGCGGATGTCGTGGAGTATCGCGACATGATCTACATCATCCGCGATCGCATTCAGGACATGATCAAACGCGGTATGTCGCTCGAGCAGGTGAAGGCCGCGAAGCCCACGCTGGATTATGACGGGCGGTACGGGGATCCATCTGTTTTCATCGAAGCCGTCTATAACGATGTCAGCGGGAAGAAATAGGGGACATATGAAACGTACAACGTTGATCTCGGTGTCCGGATTCTTCCTGATTTCCGTTTTTGTATTGGCGCAAGGCGGCGGGCAGCGGGGAGCGCCGGCGGTTGCGAAGGCGATCGCTCCGGTGGACTTCACGGGTTACTGGGTAGCGGTCGTCAGCGAAGACTGGCGTCATCGCATGATGACGCCGCGCAAAGGCGACTACGAAAGTATCCCGCTCAACGCGGAAGGCCGTCGGGCCGCCGATACATGGGATCTCAATAAAGACAATCAAGCCGGCGTCCAGTGCAAAGCCTTCGGCATCGGCGGCATCATGCGCGAGCCTGGACGGCTCCATATCACCTGGCAGGATGACAACACCATGAAGGTCGATTTCGACGCCGGCACACAGACCCGCCTTCTCAATTTCGACAAAACGAAACTGCCGAACGCTTCAGAGAAAGCGGACAGGACCTGGCAGGGAATTTCCCTCGCGCAATGGGAAGGGCCCGCTCTCGGGCAGCGCGGCCGGGGAACGCCGGCGAATGCAGCGCCGCTCGATCCGGGCGGCGGCGGCGCGGGTCTGCGCGGCGGTCCGGCTCCGCCATCCGCAGTGCTGCAAGGCGGGTCGTTGAAAGTAGTGACGACTCATTTCCGTTCGGGATATCTCAGGAAAAACGGCGTGCCATACAGCGAGGATGCCACCATCACCGAATATTTCAATCGCTTGCCGCAGTCGCCGAACGGTGACAACTGGCTGCTCGTCGTCACCACTGTCGACGACCCGAAATATCTCAATGAGCCGTTCTATACGAGCACGCAGTTCAAACTCGAGCCGAACGGCTCGAAGTGGAATCCGACGTCGTGCAAAACGCCGCCTCCGCCGAAGTAGTGTATTCAACACACCCTGTCAGCCCGGTTACTTCCCCTGCGCTTTCTGAATCGGCGGCGGCAGTGGCGCAGGATCGATATAGCCGCGCGTTCCATCCGGACGGATCGGGCCGGGGCCGAAGCCGAGGTGATCCTTATCGATGTTGTTTTCGCTGCAGGAGTATTCCTCGATTTCTTCGTCGGGCTTGCCCAGTACCCACGTTCGTGAATACGTAAACGGCTTCGTATAGAACTTCGGATCTTCGATTCGCGTTTCGACGTGGATGTGGTTCAAGTCCGGCCGCGTCCAGCGCTCGACAACGTGGAGCGCATCGCTGTGCGGATTGGCATTCTCGTCGATCCAGACCTTGTCGTCCTTGAAGCCGATCGAGTCGATGACCAGTGTGTCTCCCTCCCAGCGGCCGAGCTCCTCACCGAAGAAGGAAGGATCGGGATCGTCGGAATGCTTGCGCTTGGGATCGATTGGAATCAGGCGGTAGTAGCTGTACCAATAGAGGAACGCGACTTTCTTTGCTCCCTGCAGCACCTCGAAGGGGAGGCCGCTTGCGTCGTGGCGGGGAATGCCGCCGATGATGCACAAACTCTCCGGATCGATCGTCGCAGTCAGGTTGCGCTGGAGCGCCGCTTCTCCAGCAGGAGTGAGCGGAAGTTTAAATCCCGGCTGGTCCTTCCCGATGTTTCCACCCGGAGTCGTCTGGCGTGTCCCTTTCCAGTAACCGCTCAAATCGGGATGACCATCCGCCATGCGAGGCGCCGGCTTCGGGTTCGCGGACTTCACGTCATCGACGGTCAGGGGATTGTCCTGGCGCGCAAACGCGGCAGACGAGAGGATGCAAGTACCCGCGAGCGCCAGAACCGCGTAGGCAGCGAAGATCGATATACGCCGCATGGCTGCTCCTTATGGATTACCCGGACCGCCGTCGCCCGCGGAACCGCCGGAGACGACGCGTCCGTCCGGCAGCGTCACGCGCCGCGCGTCCATCAGGTGCGATCCGTCTTTTGCGCGATAGCCGTCGACCACCATCGTGTCGCCCAGCTTGATATCGCCGCGCCTGAAACCGCGCCGCGACAGGGCTCCCGGCGATCCCGCTTCACAACTCCATCGCGTGACATTGCCGGCCTCGTCTTTCACATCGATATAGAAGTATGAGTGCGGATTGGTCCACTCGATCTTGGCCAGCGACCCTGTGACGCGGAGCGCCTGGCTGGCATCGAATTCCGCCGCAAAGGAGTGATGCGCGAGCAGCGGCGCGGCCAATGCCGCAATCAGGACAATCGTCAGCGCGAAAGGTCTCATGGGAACCTCCGGCCGTATTTTATTGGTTTTCGTCTGCCGGCACCAAGGCAATACAAGTGGAAGAAAACGGAGTTCCGCGAGAGCAGCCCGCAGAAATGTTTCCACTTTCGGACAGATTCAGAATGTCGGCGGGCCAGGCGGGGTCGATTAAGAAACGCGCCTCAGCACTTCGATACGACCCGCGTTTGGACCAACCGTGGTTCGGCCGGCGACAGAGGCGGCATGGAGACTGGCCAAGGCCGGTTCACCCGAGACAGGGGATCGCATTCTTCCGGTTCGCGGTCCGGTCCCAAGCCCACGACGGTACAGAAATCCCGGAATCCGTTCCGCGATAGAGGCAGCTACGCCGTCAACCGCTTCGGCTCACCACGCGACTGCCGCGCAATATGACGTTTCGGGAACGGTGCTGTTGAAAGGCGTCATCACGCGCATCGAATGGAGCAATCCCCACATTCACGGAACGACGCTGTCATTCGAACGCCTATCCCTCAAACCCCCCGCTGATCATTCCAAAAACCAGCATTCCGCCTGCGCGAAATCCATCATGCTCCCCGACGGGAGCCGGTTCACATTTGTGGTCGGGATTTAAGCTTTCCCTCGGATGAACATGGAGGGGCGCACCCATGAATTCCCAGCAATTCAGCGACGCACGTGCTTGCGCCTTGTTGCCAGAGCGAGGATGCCTCCGGACAACAGCACGAGCGAACTTGGCTCCGGCACAGCAGAGACGGGGGGACCGGAAGGCCCGAACACCGAAATCGTACCTGTTGCATTGTCGCTGCTAACTACCGTGAAACTCGGGTCCGTAAAATTCCTGCTGTCCACCTCGACCACCAGATCGGGAGTGGCCTCATTGGGGACAATTCCGGTGGTTGTGTCCGGCGGGCGCGTGAACATGTCGAATGTGATCACATCGCCGGTGGAGCTCACCCGGCCGGGAATGTAGTCCCCTTGGCACTCGCCTTCGTCCTGAGGGCCGCACTCGTTCCCGCCCCTTCCGGACAAAATGTCGTATCCCACATCGGTTTTATATCCGCCGAAGCCGGCCCAATTGATCATCGTAATGTCAGCGGCGGATCCGCGCTCGTTGTAGACCTGAAGCATGAAGTCCACGCAGCCGTTACAGAAAACGTTGTTGGGGTCAGAAACCGCTTCACCGATGATTTCAAAGTAGGTGGAATCCGTGGTTACGTTACCGGAAGTGAAGGTGGTTACGCCCTGAGTGGAGAATGTGTTCAGGACTGTGCCCGAAAAGTAGCCTCCAAGGCTGAAGATATCCGGAGTGCCGCTCGAACCCGGCATCAATGGGTCGGCATTGGCAGGTAGCGGGATCACCATTACGCTCAGTATGCCGGCGAGAAACATAAGTACCGTCAGTCGAGTCTTCAGCATAATCCCTCCCAAAATTCGACGAAATTCGTGTCGGGCGACAAGTTTTTGCGCGGATTTCGCACCTTAGCTGGGGCGAACAGTATTTTCAGCAGATATTTATGTAAATACGCCTTTCGGCGTAGGGAAGGTCTCAGCACAATCCGGAGACTGGATTGCGCGGCCGCAGTCGGGCTTTGCCCAACGGGAAATCAACGACGGCGGATGTGGACTGTAGGCGCGGTCTATGACCGCGCCTACAGCGGGAAAAGGCCACCGAAGGCTTCCGGGGTGTCTAAGCTAACGATGGGCACGAATAATCTCCCAAACGCGGTTGACAGCTGCGGTGCGAGTTCCAATGCCCAGTTTTTGATAAATATTTTCCAGGTGTTTCTGGACGGTACGTGGGCTTAAGTCCAGGATTTCGCCGATTTCCGCGTTGGTCTTCCCCAACACCAGCCATTCCAGGACCTGAACCTGGCGTGTTGTCAAACCGAAGGATCGCAATGCCTCGGGGCGAATATGCGAGCTGTCCTCGGTCAGCAACAGCAGCGTGGACCATTCGTCGAGCATCATTCTGACGGTTAATCGGGACTGATCCTTTTCAATGACTAACGGTGCCGGGCGAACTCCGCTGTCAAGTAACTCTCTTTGCCGTTGCGCCCATCGTTGCAGGCCGTCCGGAAGTGTGTGGCGAGTCTGCGCTCCGAAATATCGTGTGATTAGCGCTTCTGCGTGTGGAGAGGGGGGAAGAACGCGTCCACCGGGCGTCATTGTGACCACCGCGCTTTGTGAAGGCTGCGCCGTCTGAGACAGAATCCGCGCCTCCTGGGAGAACGACGTGAATGCCTCGGCGTTCTTGTATGCCTGACGGATATGCGGGCTGGCGCATGCCAGCAATTGCCGCTCGCGTTCGGAAAAGTCGACCATCGCACGGTTGAGGGAAAGTGCAAGCACCCATGACGCGTCGACTTGAACGGTAAATGCGATTTGATGTTCGATTCGTAAAGGATGGAAAAACTCTTCGTAGATACCGAGATCGTGAAACTTCGGACGGCTCAACAGGTCGGCAATTTTGACGACGTCCTGCGCCCCGCGATCGAACAGCGGCAGCAGTGGGTGCTGGTACACGAATTTTTCGTAACCTTCGGCCACATCGTCGCCGACGCCGGCCGGATCCGTGAGATGTTCCGTCGGGTGTGTGCGGGTCATGTCGGTTGCGCTGTACGCCGCCACGTCCGCCGGCGCCAGTTCCCGCAGCGCCGTAACGGCGTGCCGATGAAAAGCAGGCAACTCACGAAGTTGGTACATGTCGTGAAGGAAATCGAGCAGACTGGTGAAATCGTCGGTCGATAAGGTGTTACGCATACGTGTGGTTGGCAAGGTAAGGTAACACGTGGTTTACGGGACTACAACGAATCGGCTACGGAGCATAAATGAAAGCACGTCGGCGGCACATGCGGCGACAAACGCGGAGTGTCGGGCAGCCTGCGAACCTGGGAATTGCCGGTTCATTTCCACGGCCAGGCCATACTGTTCACAAGATGGCTAACGCTGTATTGAGTATTTACAGCCGATCCGGATCACCCGCATCCGGCCGCGGCCGCGGTATCCCATGCGATAACACGATCGAAGCGAATCGAAATTGTTCGACTCCACGTAAGAAACAAGCCCTTTGAAGCCCTTGTATGCCGCCAGCGAGCGTCATTCCGATCGCGTGGAACCGCTGGCCGCGATATGCAGACAACGTGAAACTGCCTTTTCAAAATTCTGATCAAGGCCGGGAAAACCTGGTCCGGTTTCTAAAATCATGATCAAGGTTGGGAAATCCTGGTCTGGTTTCTAAAATCCTGACCAAGGCTGGGAAAACCTGGTCCGGTTTCTAAAATCATGATCAAGGTTGGGAAATCCTGGTCTGGTTTCTAAAAATCCTGACCAAGGCTGGGAAATCCTGGTCTGGTTTCTAAAATCCTGATCAAGGTTGGGAAATCCTGGTCCGGTTTTCAAAATCCTGACCAAGGTTGGGAAATCCTGGTCCGGTTTTCAAAATCCTGGTCAGGGCTGGAAAATCCTGGTCCGGTTTCTAAAATCCTGATCAAGGTTGGAGAATCCTGGCCATTGTCCTTAATTCCTGGTTCTGCGATGCGGACCGTCACAAATTACCCCATCTTCAGAACGGACGAAAATATTTTTTCGTTGCACCTAACGCACTTGTTTTGATGAGCATGCGTCGTTTCGGCCCGATTTTTATCGCGAGAATTTTCCTACCCCTTCCGGTTTTATAGGCATGGAGCGAATTTTTGAGATCGAAACAGCGAGAGCAACGGGGTCCGGAGATTTCAAAAAAGTTTGTAAGGTTTTGCCCGTTTCCGTCGTTTTACCTATAGAGGGCAATGAGCATCAGTAAGAGGGAATATTAAGTATCGAGATGTGGAGAGACAGAGAAGCCGGCCGCATGTCTCTCGACCTTTATCGGCGCGGCTGGCAAAACTCAAACACAAGGTGAAATATGGCTAAGAAAACTTCGACACCGATTCAAATCAAGGCAAAGCTTGGGATGCAGGATGTGGCCGATATGGATGTCGTGAAGGCGCTGACTGCAGCGTACAACGGCCTCCTGAACAACTCGGCATTTCCGACTTTCCCGGTCGATCTGGTCTCTTACAAGGCCGGCATCGATAAATTCAGTGCGTTGGTCATCGACGCGGAGGACGGCGGTAAGAAAGCCACCTCCGCGAAAGATGAACAACGTGGGGTCGTCATCAAGATGTACACGCAGCTCGGACATTGCGTCGAAGCGGCGTGCAACGACAACATGGCGATCTTCGTTACCAGCGGCTTCACGGCGCAATCGAAAACAAAGACTGCGCCGGCGCCGTTGACTGAAGCGGCGTTCAGCTCGATTGATCGCGGGCCCAACAGCGGCGACGCGGTGGTCAAACCCGAAAATCAGCCGGGCGCCATGCTCTTCGAGGTGCATTACGCACTTCAAGGCGCGGGCGGGACACTCGGTCCCTGGACATCGGTAACCATAACCAGTCCCAAGAAGGTAACCATCAGCGGCCTGACCATGGGCGGAATTTATCAGTTCCAGATCCGTGCGCTGGGTAAGCTGGGTTATACCGACTGGATGGATACCAAGACCTTCGTCGCCGCTTAACAGCGCTGCGGGGCCTTGCCCAACGGGAACGGGAATAGCCACAAAAGGCACATCAGGGAGCAAGAAAGCACAAGACGGAGGTCATTCGCGATGTCTTTGTGCCTTTCGCGTTCTGCTATGTGTAACAAGGGCGTAGGTTTTAGTTTTTTAACACAGTTTTTCTAGATCCAAGAGGGCCAAATCGGTGATGCGGAACTGCAAGGCAGTGGCCATCACGGTTTGGCCTTTTTTGTTGAGTCGGTAGTAGTTGGTTTTGGGAACCCTGTGAATCAGTTCATGAGATGTAACGCGCCGCGGTCTTCTCCCCTGAAGTTCTCCCAATAAAACAAACTGAATTTATCGCGCTGGCTCGCGCCGAGAGGTGCCGGGTGGTTGAAAGAGCGGGATAGGATACGTGTCTAGTGTAGGGGGGAGAGGTATCCCATCCCAAAATGGGGAGTAGGAGTCCATAAGGAAGGCCGCCGGGAGCGGCCGAAGTCGCGCTTGATGCCGAGGAACTGAAGCGGACAGAAACTGGCTTCCAGTGGTTGGGAAGGAGAGGAGGGAGGAGTCCCGCCGATTCGCGATGAAACGAACCGGCGGGGAGAGACTCAGGTTAGGGGATCTGGAATCCAGCTCCGCCGCCACGAGCCCTCGGACCTGCTCAACCAGCAGGCAGGTAAAGCCGGGGCGCGACCCCCGGCAATTCAGAACGGCAGGCGGTACTGGCTGCCGTCATGGACGATAAAGCCTTCATCGCGGGCGCGGCGGATGGCCAGATCTGCCGTGCGTTTGGAGCATTGAGCGGATTGAATGACGCGTTGGCGGAGTTGGGTGAACGCGGCCGGAGAGCCAGCGTCGGCAAGAGCGCGGGCGACATCGGCGGGCTCGGCCTTGCGGCGAGCCGCCGGTGGGACAGAAGAGGAGCCGGAGGGAGAAAACCAAAGAGAGACAGTATCCAAAGCGAGCGTTCGGGAAGGCAAGGGAGCGGCATAACGAAACTGAAAGCGGAGTTCGACGGCGGGGATTTCGGCGGAAGGCCTGGCGAGCAGGAGGTAGGAATCGCCGACAGCATGGAGAGCCGAAGAGCCGCGGAACGCGCTGCCGAGTTCATAACGGCCGGCCGATTTTCTAATGTGATGGATGATGATGAGTGCGGCTCCCGAGGCGTCACGGAGACGGAGCAGGGATTGGCAAAGAGCGGCCATGGCGCGGGTGTCGTTTTCGTCTTGATCGTGTGAGGAGTAGAGAGGATCGATGACGATGACCTCGGCCTTGGCGGAACGAGCCGATTGAAGGAAGTGATCAAGGCCGGCTTGAGAGCTGAGCAGATGACCGCCCACGCGGGTGTCCACAAACAGAGTGGAGTCGGCGCGATTGCCGATGAGTTTGCGCATGGTGGCCAGGCGAAGGGCAAATTGCGGAGTGGGTAATTCAAACTGACAAATCAGGACACGCCGTGGAGAAGGGACGTTGAAACCGGCGTGGTCTCCACCGGAGGCCAGAGCCAGAGCGAGATTGGCGGCGAGCAGCGACTTGCCGGCTTTAGGTTCTCCCCCGATAAAGAGAATGCCCTGGGAGGGCAGCAGGCCGGGTTCAATCAGACACGGCTCGGGCGCGTGACGATCGGTGAGCAATTCCGCCAAAGATAAAACGGAGGGAGAGGATTTCGAGGAGACGCTCACAGCAGAGCCTCCGAGGCGGCATCGACCAGAATGGTTTCGTCGATAGTGGCGGCTTGGCGTAGCGCCCCCAGACGCAACGCGGTCAGAGCGAGTTTATTGACCTTGCGGGGAATGCCTTTGGTGACCTGGTAGAGGGCCTGACGGGCCGTGTCGTCAAACAGCGGAGTGGAAACGCCGGCGGCCTTGAGCTGATGGGCGATATAGGTGTCGAGTTCGGAGCGGGAGAGTCCTTCCAGATGATAGTGCACGCCGATGCGCTGGCGGAGCGCTTCATGAAGCTGAAGCGCCAGCGTGCGGCGCAGCAGAGGCTGACCGATGAGCAACAGGGTGAGAAAGTGGCAGGAATCCATTTCAAAATTCAAAAGCAAAGGCAGCTGTTCCAGAGCGGCATGGGACAGCAGTTGCGCTTCGTCAAAGACGAGAATGGGATGCTGCTTTTTGGTTTTGTTCAGACGGAGGATGGCCTCGGCGATCTGATCGACCAGATCGCCCTTGAAGTGAGCGGGCTCCAGATCCAGATCGCGCGCCAACTGGCGGAGCAGATCCAGAGCGGAGCCCGAGCTCCAGTGGAGATAGATCGTCTTGTAGAGATTCGGATTGAGGCCGGCCAGCCAGAGCCGGGCGGCGGTGGATTTGCCGGAGCCGGGATCGCCGGTGAG
Encoded here:
- a CDS encoding DUF6152 family protein codes for the protein MRPFALTIVLIAALAAPLLAHHSFAAEFDASQALRVTGSLAKIEWTNPHSYFYIDVKDEAGNVTRWSCEAGSPGALSRRGFRRGDIKLGDTMVVDGYRAKDGSHLMDARRVTLPDGRVVSGGSAGDGGPGNP
- a CDS encoding LuxR C-terminal-related transcriptional regulator; its protein translation is MRNTLSTDDFTSLLDFLHDMYQLRELPAFHRHAVTALRELAPADVAAYSATDMTRTHPTEHLTDPAGVGDDVAEGYEKFVYQHPLLPLFDRGAQDVVKIADLLSRPKFHDLGIYEEFFHPLRIEHQIAFTVQVDASWVLALSLNRAMVDFSERERQLLACASPHIRQAYKNAEAFTSFSQEARILSQTAQPSQSAVVTMTPGGRVLPPSPHAEALITRYFGAQTRHTLPDGLQRWAQRQRELLDSGVRPAPLVIEKDQSRLTVRMMLDEWSTLLLLTEDSSHIRPEALRSFGLTTRQVQVLEWLVLGKTNAEIGEILDLSPRTVQKHLENIYQKLGIGTRTAAVNRVWEIIRAHR
- a CDS encoding MBL fold metallo-hydrolase, coding for MRICILLWLMLAAPAFAQMELSGEWAGKYHEDQTDRIPGDVQGDFSGVPLNDAARMYAESYDVRRVVLLEHQCAPYNLAHIFRGPMQFRIWEEKDPATQQIIAYNEFLGTYQQFRKIWMDGRPHPPEYAPHTFMGFSTGEWHGDVLTVTTTHIKKEFYRRSGIPSSDLTTVVEHYIRHGNLLTHVMIATDPVYLSEPYVNSEEFVLMERGNQNWLYNCEYAMEVPTDKNKVPHFLPGKNPFIKDFSDKFGLPFDAVFSGAMSTYPEYMAKIESGSIPKPVNTSASNTAVKPAAASDASQGDVKIFHVQGNVYLLYGAGANVAVQIGDEGVVVVDTGSAANREKVLAAIRQLSTKTIRWIVNTAADVDHTGGNATISQAGMTVNGNPAAIIANEKTLALITDAGRPSTEWPLNTFSEDQRDFYFNGEAIFVYHIPRAHTDGDVMVYFRGSDVLVSGDLFLETSYPVINAKEGGGVGGFIQGLNKMLDIAVPKYLQDGGTYVIPGHGRVSDEADVVEYRDMIYIIRDRIQDMIKRGMSLEQVKAAKPTLDYDGRYGDPSVFIEAVYNDVSGKK
- a CDS encoding AAA family ATPase; the encoded protein is MSNCFSRNGRAAMFETFFGFKKTPFASSPDPKQLFESTAWSQAKARLQFLADHRGVGLLTGDPGSGKSTAARLWLAGLNPNLYKTIYLHWSSGSALDLLRQLARDLDLEPAHFKGDLVDQIAEAILRLNKTKKQHPILVFDEAQLLSHAALEQLPLLLNFEMDSCHFLTLLLIGQPLLRRTLALQLHEALRQRIGVHYHLEGLSRSELDTYIAHQLKAAGVSTPLFDDTARQALYQVTKGIPRKVNKLALTALRLGALRQAATIDETILVDAASEALL
- a CDS encoding fibronectin type III domain-containing protein, coding for MAKKTSTPIQIKAKLGMQDVADMDVVKALTAAYNGLLNNSAFPTFPVDLVSYKAGIDKFSALVIDAEDGGKKATSAKDEQRGVVIKMYTQLGHCVEAACNDNMAIFVTSGFTAQSKTKTAPAPLTEAAFSSIDRGPNSGDAVVKPENQPGAMLFEVHYALQGAGGTLGPWTSVTITSPKKVTISGLTMGGIYQFQIRALGKLGYTDWMDTKTFVAA
- a CDS encoding DUF6152 family protein, whose amino-acid sequence is MVRPATEAAWRLAKAGSPETGDRILPVRGPVPSPRRYRNPGIRSAIEAATPSTASAHHATAAQYDVSGTVLLKGVITRIEWSNPHIHGTTLSFERLSLKPPADHSKNQHSACAKSIMLPDGSRFTFVVGI
- a CDS encoding PEP-CTERM sorting domain-containing protein, with the protein product MLKTRLTVLMFLAGILSVMVIPLPANADPLMPGSSGTPDIFSLGGYFSGTVLNTFSTQGVTTFTSGNVTTDSTYFEIIGEAVSDPNNVFCNGCVDFMLQVYNERGSAADITMINWAGFGGYKTDVGYDILSGRGGNECGPQDEGECQGDYIPGRVSSTGDVITFDMFTRPPDTTTGIVPNEATPDLVVEVDSRNFTDPSFTVVSSDNATGTISVFGPSGPPVSAVPEPSSLVLLSGGILALATRRKHVRR
- a CDS encoding carboxymuconolactone decarboxylase family protein: MKFYASIAICAAAALLLGTFLAGQAPAPNPRDIKLVGDRFKPLNYDEMTPQQKTMMDHLVSGERRGASGPFNVLLRSPEMGDLAQQFGASMRFHSSIPKKLNEMAIIMTARHWTAQYEWNAHRAAAAQAGLSEAIIKSIAAGKRPESMDADETVVYNFTTELLKTHQVSDPIFKATKDKFGEHGVVDLIGVMGYYQLVSMLLNVDRYPLPAGVKPELQVLK
- a CDS encoding AAA family ATPase, with protein sequence MAELLTDRHAPEPCLIEPGLLPSQGILFIGGEPKAGKSLLAANLALALASGGDHAGFNVPSPRRVLICQFELPTPQFALRLATMRKLIGNRADSTLFVDTRVGGHLLSSQAGLDHFLQSARSAKAEVIVIDPLYSSHDQDENDTRAMAALCQSLLRLRDASGAALIIIHHIRKSAGRYELGSAFRGSSALHAVGDSYLLLARPSAEIPAVELRFQFRYAAPLPSRTLALDTVSLWFSPSGSSSVPPAARRKAEPADVARALADAGSPAAFTQLRQRVIQSAQCSKRTADLAIRRARDEGFIVHDGSQYRLPF